The Flavobacterium sp. M31R6 nucleotide sequence ATTAGAACATCTTTATACAACCAATGAAGATTTTAAGGATGTCGCCTCTCTCAAAAGGAGTATTATTTCAGAAAATGAATTAAATAAAATTAGTGCTTTGTCCACACCGAATACCTGTTTAGCAGTATTCAAAATTCCTTTAGAAAAAAAAATAATCGAGTCTGGACTTGTTGTTGCACTTGACTCTATTCGTGATCCCGGTAATTTGGGGACTATTCTCAGACTGTGCGATTGGTTTGGAATCCAGCAACTGGTATGCTCAAGAGAAACGGTTGATATTTACAATCCGAAAGTCGTTCAAGCCACAATGGGTTCGATTGCTAGAGTAAATGTCAATTATGTTGACCTAGATACCTTTATAACAAAAACTAAATTACCTGT carries:
- a CDS encoding RNA methyltransferase — protein: MLSKNQIKLISSLQQKKHRFANQLFFAEGVKVIQELVKSNFELEHLYTTNEDFKDVASLKRSIISENELNKISALSTPNTCLAVFKIPLEKKIIESGLVVALDSIRDPGNLGTILRLCDWFGIQQLVCSRETVDIYNPKVVQATMGSIARVNVNYVDLDTFITKTKLPVFGTFMDSENIYKTTLPQEGIIVMGNEANGISENIEKLITKRLTIPRFGDLQITESLNVATATAIILSEFRRQN